The Aeromicrobium tamlense nucleotide sequence CTCGCGCGACCAGGACTACGCGTCCCCGGTGCTGCTCGACGGCGTGACGTGGAAGAGCACGGCGGATCGCTCCGGCGGCGTCAGCGGCTTCGGCCCGTTCGCCTGGTCCGCCAAGGACAAGCGGTTCGTCTCGGCGGGTGACGTGATCAGCGTCGACTGATCTCGCACATCACCACGCAGCGGGCCCGGTTCCCTCGACCGGGCCCGCTGTCGTGCGTGGGGTCAGAGGCCGAGGACGCCCGACGCGACGATGCCACGCTGGATCTCACTCGACCCGCCGTAGATCGTCACCTTGCGCAGGTTGAGGTGGGCGGCCGCGGCGCGGCGGGCCCAGCGGGTGACGCCGGGCGCGGTGCCTGCGGCCAGGAGCGCGTCCGCGCCGGCCAGGTCGAGCACGAGCTCGGCCACGCGCTGCTGCAGCTCGGTGCCGCGCAGCTTCAGGACGGACGAGGCCGGCTCGGGGCGCCCGTCGGCGGACTCCGCGGCCACCCGCAGGGACGTCAGCTCGACGGCCAGCAGCTCGCTCTCGAGCGTGACGAACCGGGCGCGGACTGCGGGGTCGTCCCAGCGGCCGTGCTCGCGGGCGTACCGTTTCGCCTGCGCGAGGCGCAGCTTCGTCTGGCCGACCTGGGCCACGCCGACGCGCTCGTTGCCGAGCAGGAACCGCGCGTACTCCCAACCGCGGTTCACCTCGCCGACGAGCTGGTTGGCGGGCACGCGCACGTCCTCGAGGAAGACCTCGTTGACCTCCGTCTCGCCGTCGATCATCTCGATCGGACGGATCGTCACGCCAGGGGAGTCGAGGTCGATCAGCAGCATCGAGATCCCGGCCTGGCGGCGCGGCGCGTCCGGGTCGGTGCGCACGAGGCAGAACATCCAGTCGGCCCAGTGCGCCAGGCTCGTCCACGTCTTCTGGCCGTTGACGACCCACGCGTCGCCGTCGCGCACTGCGGTGGTGCGCAGCGACGCCAGGTCGGACCCGGCCTCGGGCTCGGAGAAGCCCTGGCACCAGAACAGGTCCAGCGCGGCGGTCGGCGGCAGGAAGCGGCGCTTCAACTCGGGGCTGCCGAACGCGGCCAGCACCGGGCCGACGAGTCCCACGTTCGGGCTCAGCGGCGGGAAGACGCCCGCGAGATGCAGCTCCTCGCTCCACAGGTGGCGCTGCAGCGGCGACCAGTCCCGGCCGCCCCACTCCACGGGCCAGCCCGGCACGGCGAGGCCGGCGCGGTGCAGGATCCGGTGGGTGTCGACGATGACGTCGCGATCCAGCGGGGCCGCCTCGATCACGGGCTCGCGCAGGTGCCACGGGACCTCGGTCGTGAAGAACTCACGCAGGCGCAGGCGGAACTCGGTGAGCTCGGGGGTGAGGGACAGCCGCACGGTCAGTCGATCCGCTCGACCAGCATGGCCATGCCCATGCCGCCGCCGATGCACATCGTCGCGATGCCGTGCTGCTGGTCGCGTTCGCGCAGGCCGTGCAGGAGCGTCGTCATCATCCGGGCGCCGGTCATCCCGAACGGGTGGCCCAGCGCGATCGCCCCGCCGTAGGGGTTGAGCTGCTCCGTGATGTCGATCTTCAGCCCGTCCGTGACGGCCAGCACCTGGGCCGCGAAGGCCTCGTTCAGCTCGACGACGTCGATGTCGCCGATCGTCATCCCGGCGCGGTCGAGGACCTTCCGGACGGCCTCGATCGGGCCGACGCCCATGTACTCGGGCTCCAGGCCCGAGACGGCGGAGGCGACGAGGCGCGCGAGCGGCCGGTGGCCCAGCTCGCGGGCGCGCTGCTCGGACATGACGACCACCGCGGCGGCGCCGTCGTTGAGCGGGCACGCGTTGCCGGCGGTGACCCGGCCCTCGGGGCCGAGGACGGCGGGCAGCGAGGCGAGCGACTCGACCGTGGTGCCGGGGCGCGGCCCGTCGTCCTGCGTGACGACCGTGCCGTCGGCCAGGGTCACGGGCACGATCTCGGCGTCGAAGAAGCCGGACTCCTGCGCTGCCACGGCGCGGGCCTGCGACAGCGCGGCGAACTCGTCCATCCGCTCGCGCGAGACGTCGTGCCGACGGGCCACGTTCTCTGCCGTCTGCAGCATCGACTGGAAGAGGTCGGCGACGTAGTCCTCGCGGGACGGGTCGGTGAACCGGGGGTTGAGGTCGTCGTAGCCGCTCGGCGCGGGGACCTGCGAGACGCTCTCGACGCCGCCCGCCACGAAGACGTCGCCCTCGCCGGCGGCCACGGCGTGCGCGGCCGAGCGGATCGCCTGCAGCGACGACGCGCACGCCCGGCTCACGGTGAGGCCGGGCACGGTGTTCGGCAGCCCGGCGAGCAGTCCCACGGTGCGCGCGATGCCGAAGCCCTGCTGGCCCTCCGGGACCGCGCAGCCCAGCACGAGGTCCTCGACGGACTCCGGCGCGAGGCCCGGGACGGCCTCCAGCGCGGCCCGCACGGCGACGGCGCCGAGGTCGTCGGCGCGGACCGAGGACAGCGATCCCTTCCGGGCGCGTCCGATGGGGGTGCGGGCAGTGGAGACGATGACCGCCTCGGGCATGGGGACCTCCTGGATAGTGACTTGTCACAACGTATCGAAACGGAAGCACTTGGAACAGCTTGCGACGCAAGATGCCGACGATCGACGCCGTAAATCAGCGCATTCAAGGCGCGAGACAAAGCCTGTCATCGTCCGTCGAGTCACTGTTACAGTGAAAGCATGAGCGATGCAGACGTGATCGACGCCGAGGTGGCGGCCGACGACACCATCAGTTTCAGCCGGATCGGCTACGAGCGGCGCCGGCCCACGTGGGACGACGCCGACATGCAGGACGTCGCGGGGCGCACCGTGGTCGTCTCCGGCGGCACCGCCGGCGTGGGCCTGGGCGCCTCGACGAGCCTCGCGGCCCTGGGCGCGCACGTCGTGATGCTGGGCCGCAGCGCCGACCGCGGCGAGGCCGCCGTGAAGGAGGTCGTGGCCGCGACCGGCAACCAGCGCGTGGAGTGGGTGCGCCTCGACCTGTCCTCCCTGGAGTCGGTGCGCGCCACCGCGGCCGAGCTGCTCGAGCGGCTGCCGCGCATCCACGTGCTGATCAACAACGCCGGGGGCATGTGGGATGAGTGGGAGACGTCGGTCGACGGTATCGAGATGAGCTGGGCGACGAACATCGTCGGTCCGTACCTGCTCACCGAGCTGCTGCTCGACCGCCTGGCTGAGTCCGCTCCCGCGCGCATCGTCGAGATGACGTCGGGCGGCGCCTACAGCCAGCGCCTCACCCTGGGCGAGCTGCGCGGCGAGGCCGACGCGTTCGACCCGAAGGCGACCTACTCGCGCACCAAGCGCGCGCAGATCGTGCTGACCGAGCTGCGGGCCGCCGAGCTGGCCGACCGCGGGATCGTCGTCCACGTGACGCACCCCGGCTGGACCGACTCGCCGGGCCTGCGTGAGTCCGGCGCCATGCAGGGCTTCATCCGGCGCTTCGAGTCGGACTTCCGCACGCCGGAGCAGGGCGCCGACACGGCCGTCTGGCTGTCCTCGGCGCGGGAGCCCGGCGCGACCTCGGGCCTGTTCTGGCACGACCGGCGCCCGCGCGAGACGCACCGCGTCGACGCCACCCGCGAGACCGAGCAGGACCGTCGCGAGCTCGTCGAGCTGCTGCGCCGTCTCACCGGACTGGCCTGACCGCCGCCGAGCACGCGACCGCCCCGGAACCCTGCGGGTCCCGGGGCGGTCGTCCGTGCAGGGACTCAGCCGCTGAATCGGGCGGCCTCGGCGGAGTCGATGTACTCGTCGAGGCGCGCGATCCGGCCGTCCTCGTTGACGGTGACGACGACGCAGGCGTGCAGCTCGACGGGCTCGCCCGAGCGCACGTTCGTGCCGCGCAGGACGTGCTGCTGCACGACGCCGCCGTCGAACAGCTGGATCCGGCGATCGGTGTAGCGCCGGTCGGTGACGCGCTTGGCGATGCCCGTGAGCACCCGGGCGTTCTCCTCGACGGTCTGCTCGACGCCGTCGTGGTTGTGCCAGATCACGCCGTCCGGGGCGTAGATCTCGGCCAGGTCGGTCGGGTCGCCGGCCTCGGCGGCCGCGATGATGCGGTCGAGCAGCTGGACGTGGGGATGACGGTCGTTCATGGCTCTCCTCAGAGGGTGACGGGACGGCGGAGCTCGCGCTTGAGCACCTTGCCGACGGGGTTGCGCGGCAGCTCGTCACGGATCTCGAGACGCTCCGGCAGCTTGTAGGACGCGATCTTGGCCTCGCGCAGGAAGGCGACGAGCTCCTCCAGCGTCAGCGTGGCGCCGGGGTTGAGGGTGACGACCGCGGCGACGCGCTCGCCCATCTGCTCGTCGGGGTCGCCCACCACGGCCACGTCGGCCACCGCGGGGTGCTCGCCGACGAGGGCCTCCATCTCGGCCGGCGCGATGTTCATGCCGCCGCGGATGACGAGGTCCTTCGCCCGGTCGAGGTAGTGCAGGAACTGGTTCCGGTCGCCGGCGATCTCGAAGATGTCGCCGGTCATCAGCAGGCCGTCCTCGTCGAACGGGTTCGCCCGCGTCTCGGGGTCGAGGTAGCCGGCGAAGATCGTCGGGCCCCCGATGCGCAGCTCGCCGGGGACGCCGGGCTCGGTGACCTCCTCGCCCGTGACGGGGTCGACGAGCTTGATCTGGACCCAGTCGGCGACCTCGGAGGACCACGTGACGCCCGGCGCGCCGTAGCGCGGGAAGTACTGCGCGCGGTCGTCGGGATCGGGGAAGTCCTCGAGGCTCGACAGCAGGGCGATGCCCTCGTTCGAGCCGAAGAAGTTGATGACGCCGATGCCCAGCTTCTCCTGCCAGCCGCGCACCATGACGGGTTGCAGCGGCGCCGAGCCCGAGCCGATGCGGGTCAGGCTCGACAGGTCGATCTGGCCCAGCAGGTCGTCGTTGTGCAGCAGCATCCACAGCAGCGCCGGGGGAGCGACCGTGTAGGTGGCGCGCTCGACGGCGATCTGGCCGAGGAACGTCTTGAGGTCGAACGGGTGGTGCTGCACGAGCACGCCGCCGGTGCGCAGCCACGGCAGGAACATGCCGTTGATGCCGGCCATGTTGACCATGGGGAACGGGTTGAGCAGGACGTCGTCGGCCGTCACGCGCGGGGCGTCCACGGTGGCGGTGCTGATGGCGGCCCACTCGAGGTGCGCCCGGGGGACGCCCTTCGGCTCGCTCTCGGTGCCCGAGGTCCAGCAGATCGTCGCGCAGTCGTTCGCGTCGTTCGGGTCGGCGGCCCGGCGGGCCTCGATGCGGGCACGCTGGTCGCTCGTGGCGACGGTGGGCGTCCAGGCGTCGATGCCCTCGGGCAGGCCCTCCAGCTCCGTGGCGTCGCCGAACGCGACGACGCGCTCGAGGGTCGGCACGCGGTCGCGCAGCGCGGCGGCCTCCTCGGCCGGACGGCGGCCCGCGAACGCGGCTGCGGTGACGAAGGCGCGGAAGCCGGCCTGGTTCGCCATGCCGACGATCTCGTGCTCTCGGTACTGCATGGGAAGTGGCGAGACGACGATGCCGAGGAGCCACGCGGCGAGGTAGACCTCGGCCAGCTCGATGGTGTTCGGCAGCTGCACGCCGAGCACGTCCCCGCGCTCCAGGCCGAGGTCGTCGAGGCGGGCGGCGACCGCGAGGACCTCGTCGTCGAGCTCGCTCCACGTCAGCCGGCGCGGCGCCGATCCCAGCAGGTCAGCGCGGTTCGCGGGGTCGACGATGGCCAGGTGTGCGCCGCGCTCGGCCACCTGTTGGAGGTAGAACCCGTCGAGGGTCTCCTCGGTCCACCATCCCTTCGACTGGTACGCGCTGACCTTGGCCTGCGGATGCAAGCCCCGTGCGATCGCCATGGCTCTCCTCGTGACACTTCAGTTGACGGTGTGATACAGATTACTACATTAAACGTAGTGAGTAGCGCGAGGGAAGGGGTTGCCATGACACCGATGTCGGGACGTCCGGGAACGACGCAGGGGAGCCGGCGATGAGCCGCGGTCGCAGGACGCCGATCGCGGGCGCCACGCTCGTGGTGACCGGAGCCAACCGAGGCATCGGTCTGGCGTTCGTCCAGGAGGCGCTCGCCGCCGGGGCCGCCAAGGTCTACGCCGGCGTGCGCGACGTGGACGACGTGACGCCCGAGCTCGCGGACACGGGCGCCGAGCCCGTCGCGCTCGAGGTCACCGACCGCGAGCAGGTCGCCGCCGCCGCGCGCCACTGCGCCGACGCCACCGTGCTGATCAACAACGCGGGCCTCCACGCCGGCGACCGCCTCGTGCAGGCGACCGATCCCGACGCCGCGCGCCGCGAGATGGAGGTCAACTACTTCGGCCCCCTCGAGACCACCCGTGCGTTCGCGCCCGTGATCGCCGGCAACGGCGGCGGCGCGATCGTCAACGTCCTCTCGGTCGCGGCCATCGCGCCCACCGCCTTCATGGGCGGCTACTCGCCGTCGAAGGCCGCCGCGCTCTACCTCGGCGGCATCGCGCGCGCCGAGCTCGAGCCGCTCGACGTCGGCGTCACCTCGCTGATCGTCGGCTCGGTCGACACCCGGATGGCCGCGCACGTCGACGGCCAGAAGGAGGACCCGCGCGACGTCGCGCGCGTCGGCCTCAAGGCGATGGCGCGTGGCGACTGGACGTGCGACACGGACCGCATGGCGATCGAGTCGCGCGCCCGCATGGCCCTCGACCCGATCCGCTACGAGCGCGGCCTGGGCCGGCTGCTGTTCGTCGACCAGCTCGTGACGAAGCCGTGAGCACGCGCACCATCGACCTGGAGACCCACGGCGACGGCACCACGTTCCGTCGCCTCGAGGACGTGATCCGCCGCAGCGCGGCCCACGACCCCCAGGGCGTCGCGCTCGTCCAGCCCGGACGGCAGGTGACGTTCGCCGAGCTGGACGCGTCGACGAGCCGGTTCGCGCAGGCCCTCCTCGCCGAGGGCGTGCAGCCGGGCGACCGCGTGTGCCACGTCGGGGAGAACAGCGTCGCGTTCTTCGACGCGCTGTACGGCAGCGGCAAGGCCGGCGCGATCCCCGTGCCGATCAACTTCCGGCTGGCGCCGACCGAGGTCCTGCAGATCGTCGAGGACGTCGAGCCGCGCGTGGTCGTCCTGGGCGCCGGGATGGAGCACCACGCCGAGGCGCTCGCCGCGGTGCCCGGCGTCACCCGCGTCGTCACCGTGGAGCCCGTCGAGGGCCTGACCGGCCTCGCCGCGTGGGCGGGTGCGCAGTCGGGCGAGGACCCGGGCATCGCCCGCGATCCCGAGGACACGGCGGTCATGTTCTACACGTCCGGCACGACGGGCCGACCGAAGGGCATCGAGCTCGCCGGACGGAACCTCAGCTCGGCGCTCGCCGGCCCCCTCAAGGTGGTCCGCTTCGACGCGGACTCGGTGGCGCTGGCGCCCGTGCCGTTCTTCCACGTGACGGGCTTCGGCCTGGCGCTGATGGCGAACCTCAAGGGCGCGGCCGTGCTCATGATCAACCCGCAGGGCCCGGCCGACCTGCTGGACGTGCTCCAGCGGTACCGCGTCAGCCACTCGGTCATGGTGCCCACGGTCATCCAGTTCCTGCTCGGCCTGCCCGAGACGCGCGCCGGCGACTGGTCGGCGCTGCGCTGGATGATGTACGGCGGCGCCCCGATGCCCGAGCCCGTCCTGCGCGAGGCCACCGAGGTCTTCGGCTGCGACTTCTACCAGGGCTACGGCCTCACGGAGTCCACCGGCGGCGTCTCGTTCCTCGGCCCCGAGGACCACCGCGTCACGCCCGAGACGGTGCACCGACTGCGGTCCGTCGGCCAGGTACGCGGCAACAACGAGGTCCGGATCATCGATCCGGCGACGGGCCAGGACGTGCCCGCCGGCGAGCGTGGTGAGGTCCTCATCCGCGGCGGCAACGTCATGAAGGGCTACTGGCGTCGCCCCGAGGAGACGGCGGCCACGGTCGACGCCGACGGCTGGCTGCACACCGGCGACGGCGGCCGCCTCGACGCGGAGGGCTACCTCTACCTCGGCGACCGGCTCAAGGACATGATCGTGTCGGGTGGGGAGAACGTGTATCCCGCCGAGGTCGAGAGCGTGCTGACGGGCCACCCGGGCGTCGCGCAGGTCGCCGTCATCGGCGTCCCGTCCGACCGGTGGGGCGAGTCGCCCATGGCCGTCGTGGTCCGCGCCGCGGGCGACGCCGGCGAGCAGCTGACCGCCGAGGACCTGATCGGCTGGGCGCGCGAGCACCTGGCCCACTACAAGTGCCCCGTGGACGTGGCCTTCGTGAGCGAGCTGCCGCTGAACGCCAGTGGCAAGCTGCTGAAGGTCCGGCTGCGTGAGGAGTTCGCCCGGCGGTGAGGGCGACAGTCGCCGGATCCCTCCTCCCCGGCGACGCGACAGGGGCGGGACCGCGTCGGTCCCGCCCCTGTCGTTCGTCCCGGCTCAGTCCTTGAGGACGCGCAGCGTGACCTGGCCGAGGTCGATCTCCTCGGGCAGGCCGGCGCCGGCGGGCGTGGCGTGCACGTCGATGGCGCTCATCCGCGGCCGCTCGTCCTGGACGAAGCGCACGGTCCGCGAGCCGAGCTCGACGATCGGCACGCCGTCCTTCTCCAGCACGGGCACGCGGAACACCGCGGCCCACCGCTCGGCCCGCGCCTGCGGGTCGGGCGTGGCGAGGTCGACCGCGACGACGTCGTCGATGTACGGGTCGGGCGACGGCGGGTGCTCGAGGTGGTCCCAGAACCACTCGTCGGCGTCGGGGATCTCGTCCAGCTCGACGAGCAGGCCCATGTCGCCCGGGTGCAGCTGGACGATGCGACGCCCGTACGCCTCGGCCTGGATGGCCAGGCGGACGCCGGCGGCCTCGATGGCCTCGAGGTGCGGGTCGAGGTCGGGGACCTGGACCGAGACGCAGTAGCCCGCGGTGCCGCCCACGCGGTCGAGCCACGCGTTGATGGACGCCTGCTCGTTCAGCGGGCCGACCAGCTCGAGGTGGGCCTGCGGCCCGACCGGGATGGTCTCGTCGGCCAGGTGCATCTCCTCCAGCAGCGGGTCGGGGAACCCGGGCTCGAGGTGGAACGTCTCGCGCAGCTCGCGGCTGGTCGCCTCGAGGTCGCGGGCGCCGATGACGACCTGGCGCAGGATCGGGAAGGGGTGGGTCATCCGATGGTCCTTTCGGCCGCGGCCCAGTGCGGGGCGCGCAGCTCTCGCTTGAGGATCTTCCCCGACGGGTTGCGGGGGAGCATGTCGATGACCTCCACGGAGGTCGGGCACTTGTAGTGGGCGAGGTGCTCGCGACAGAACGCCACGATCTCGTCGCTCGTCACGGTCTGGCCCTGCTTCGTCACGACGACGGCGTGCGGCGTCTCGCCCCAGCGCTCGGAGGGCACGCCGATGACGGCGACCTCCTGCACGGCCGGGTGCGCCATGAGGACGTTCTCGACCTCGGCCGGGTACACGTTCTCGCCGCCGGACACGATCATGTCCTTGAGCCGGTCCTTGAGGAACAGGTAGCCGTCCGCGTCGAGGTAGCCGGCGTCGCCCGTGCGGAACCAGTCACCGTCGAAGAACGCGCCCTCGGTGGCATCGGGGCGGCGCCAGTAGGAGCGCGTGACGTTCGCGCCGCGGACGACGACCTCGCCGACCTCGCCGGACGCGACGTCCTTGCCCTCCTCGTCGACGACGCGGACCTCGGTGCCGGGCACGGCGCGGCCGGCCGACTGCAGCTTGCTGTCGGCGCCCGTGACGTGGTCCTCGGGACGCAGGATCGTGGTGACGCCGATCGTCTCGGTCAGGCCGTAGCTCTGCGAGAGCTTCGCGCCGAAGATCTCCTGCGAGCGCAGCATGACGGTCTCGGAGATCGGCGAGCCACCGTAGACGAGGTGCTCGACGCTGGAGTAGTCCGCCGCGGCGGCCGCGGGGTTGGAGATCACCATCTGCATCACGGTCGGGACCATGATCACGTGGGTGGCGCGGTGCCCGACGAGCAGCCCGAGCATGCTCTGCGGGGTCACCTCCACGAACTGGATGATCTGGCCGCCGTGGGCCAGCGAGATGAGCGACCAGCCGCCCGCCGCGATGTGGTAGTACGGCGTCGGCACGAGGCTGACGGTGTCGGGGCCCACCTCGAACTGCGCGGAGAACGCCTCGACGGCGGCCAGCATCGCGTCCGACGTCGTGGTGACGCCCTTGGGCTTGCCCGTGGTGCCGGACGAGTACATGAGGGAGAGCAGGTCGTCGCCCGCCACGTCCTGGTGCGGGTCCTCGGTGGGCTGCGCCGCGAGCCACGCCTCGTAGGCCTGCCAGCCCTCGGGCACGGTCGGCTCGCCCTCCTGGGAGAACACCAGCCGCAGCCCGTCGAAGTCGGCCGGGACGAGTGAGGTCAGGTGGTCCTCGACCACGAGGACCGTGGGCTCGGCGTCCGAGAGGATCCACGCGATCTCGTCCGCCGCGAGGCGGAAGTTCAGCGGGACCACCGCGGGCCCGGCCTTCGCCGTCCCGAAGAACAGCTCCCAGAACTCGGTGCCGTTGCGGGCGAGGTAGGCGACGCGGTCGCCG carries:
- a CDS encoding acyl-CoA dehydrogenase family protein, whose product is MRLSLTPELTEFRLRLREFFTTEVPWHLREPVIEAAPLDRDVIVDTHRILHRAGLAVPGWPVEWGGRDWSPLQRHLWSEELHLAGVFPPLSPNVGLVGPVLAAFGSPELKRRFLPPTAALDLFWCQGFSEPEAGSDLASLRTTAVRDGDAWVVNGQKTWTSLAHWADWMFCLVRTDPDAPRRQAGISMLLIDLDSPGVTIRPIEMIDGETEVNEVFLEDVRVPANQLVGEVNRGWEYARFLLGNERVGVAQVGQTKLRLAQAKRYAREHGRWDDPAVRARFVTLESELLAVELTSLRVAAESADGRPEPASSVLKLRGTELQQRVAELVLDLAGADALLAAGTAPGVTRWARRAAAAHLNLRKVTIYGGSSEIQRGIVASGVLGL
- a CDS encoding acetyl-CoA C-acyltransferase; the encoded protein is MPEAVIVSTARTPIGRARKGSLSSVRADDLGAVAVRAALEAVPGLAPESVEDLVLGCAVPEGQQGFGIARTVGLLAGLPNTVPGLTVSRACASSLQAIRSAAHAVAAGEGDVFVAGGVESVSQVPAPSGYDDLNPRFTDPSREDYVADLFQSMLQTAENVARRHDVSRERMDEFAALSQARAVAAQESGFFDAEIVPVTLADGTVVTQDDGPRPGTTVESLASLPAVLGPEGRVTAGNACPLNDGAAAVVVMSEQRARELGHRPLARLVASAVSGLEPEYMGVGPIEAVRKVLDRAGMTIGDIDVVELNEAFAAQVLAVTDGLKIDITEQLNPYGGAIALGHPFGMTGARMMTTLLHGLRERDQQHGIATMCIGGGMGMAMLVERID
- a CDS encoding SDR family NAD(P)-dependent oxidoreductase, which gives rise to MSDADVIDAEVAADDTISFSRIGYERRRPTWDDADMQDVAGRTVVVSGGTAGVGLGASTSLAALGAHVVMLGRSADRGEAAVKEVVAATGNQRVEWVRLDLSSLESVRATAAELLERLPRIHVLINNAGGMWDEWETSVDGIEMSWATNIVGPYLLTELLLDRLAESAPARIVEMTSGGAYSQRLTLGELRGEADAFDPKATYSRTKRAQIVLTELRAAELADRGIVVHVTHPGWTDSPGLRESGAMQGFIRRFESDFRTPEQGADTAVWLSSAREPGATSGLFWHDRRPRETHRVDATRETEQDRRELVELLRRLTGLA
- a CDS encoding nuclear transport factor 2 family protein; the protein is MNDRHPHVQLLDRIIAAAEAGDPTDLAEIYAPDGVIWHNHDGVEQTVEENARVLTGIAKRVTDRRYTDRRIQLFDGGVVQQHVLRGTNVRSGEPVELHACVVVTVNEDGRIARLDEYIDSAEAARFSG
- a CDS encoding class I adenylate-forming enzyme family protein, translating into MAIARGLHPQAKVSAYQSKGWWTEETLDGFYLQQVAERGAHLAIVDPANRADLLGSAPRRLTWSELDDEVLAVAARLDDLGLERGDVLGVQLPNTIELAEVYLAAWLLGIVVSPLPMQYREHEIVGMANQAGFRAFVTAAAFAGRRPAEEAAALRDRVPTLERVVAFGDATELEGLPEGIDAWTPTVATSDQRARIEARRAADPNDANDCATICWTSGTESEPKGVPRAHLEWAAISTATVDAPRVTADDVLLNPFPMVNMAGINGMFLPWLRTGGVLVQHHPFDLKTFLGQIAVERATYTVAPPALLWMLLHNDDLLGQIDLSSLTRIGSGSAPLQPVMVRGWQEKLGIGVINFFGSNEGIALLSSLEDFPDPDDRAQYFPRYGAPGVTWSSEVADWVQIKLVDPVTGEEVTEPGVPGELRIGGPTIFAGYLDPETRANPFDEDGLLMTGDIFEIAGDRNQFLHYLDRAKDLVIRGGMNIAPAEMEALVGEHPAVADVAVVGDPDEQMGERVAAVVTLNPGATLTLEELVAFLREAKIASYKLPERLEIRDELPRNPVGKVLKRELRRPVTL
- a CDS encoding SDR family oxidoreductase; protein product: MSRGRRTPIAGATLVVTGANRGIGLAFVQEALAAGAAKVYAGVRDVDDVTPELADTGAEPVALEVTDREQVAAAARHCADATVLINNAGLHAGDRLVQATDPDAARREMEVNYFGPLETTRAFAPVIAGNGGGAIVNVLSVAAIAPTAFMGGYSPSKAAALYLGGIARAELEPLDVGVTSLIVGSVDTRMAAHVDGQKEDPRDVARVGLKAMARGDWTCDTDRMAIESRARMALDPIRYERGLGRLLFVDQLVTKP
- a CDS encoding long-chain-fatty-acid--CoA ligase; amino-acid sequence: MSTRTIDLETHGDGTTFRRLEDVIRRSAAHDPQGVALVQPGRQVTFAELDASTSRFAQALLAEGVQPGDRVCHVGENSVAFFDALYGSGKAGAIPVPINFRLAPTEVLQIVEDVEPRVVVLGAGMEHHAEALAAVPGVTRVVTVEPVEGLTGLAAWAGAQSGEDPGIARDPEDTAVMFYTSGTTGRPKGIELAGRNLSSALAGPLKVVRFDADSVALAPVPFFHVTGFGLALMANLKGAAVLMINPQGPADLLDVLQRYRVSHSVMVPTVIQFLLGLPETRAGDWSALRWMMYGGAPMPEPVLREATEVFGCDFYQGYGLTESTGGVSFLGPEDHRVTPETVHRLRSVGQVRGNNEVRIIDPATGQDVPAGERGEVLIRGGNVMKGYWRRPEETAATVDADGWLHTGDGGRLDAEGYLYLGDRLKDMIVSGGENVYPAEVESVLTGHPGVAQVAVIGVPSDRWGESPMAVVVRAAGDAGEQLTAEDLIGWAREHLAHYKCPVDVAFVSELPLNASGKLLKVRLREEFARR
- a CDS encoding VOC family protein produces the protein MTHPFPILRQVVIGARDLEATSRELRETFHLEPGFPDPLLEEMHLADETIPVGPQAHLELVGPLNEQASINAWLDRVGGTAGYCVSVQVPDLDPHLEAIEAAGVRLAIQAEAYGRRIVQLHPGDMGLLVELDEIPDADEWFWDHLEHPPSPDPYIDDVVAVDLATPDPQARAERWAAVFRVPVLEKDGVPIVELGSRTVRFVQDERPRMSAIDVHATPAGAGLPEEIDLGQVTLRVLKD
- a CDS encoding long-chain-fatty-acid--CoA ligase; translation: MNGARTVADLLRASSRSHRDSPAIVGEGRTVTYGDLDTRTNQVAAGLLAHGLERGDRVAYLARNGTEFWELFFGTAKAGPAVVPLNFRLAADEIAWILSDAEPTVLVVEDHLTSLVPADFDGLRLVFSQEGEPTVPEGWQAYEAWLAAQPTEDPHQDVAGDDLLSLMYSSGTTGKPKGVTTTSDAMLAAVEAFSAQFEVGPDTVSLVPTPYYHIAAGGWSLISLAHGGQIIQFVEVTPQSMLGLLVGHRATHVIMVPTVMQMVISNPAAAAADYSSVEHLVYGGSPISETVMLRSQEIFGAKLSQSYGLTETIGVTTILRPEDHVTGADSKLQSAGRAVPGTEVRVVDEEGKDVASGEVGEVVVRGANVTRSYWRRPDATEGAFFDGDWFRTGDAGYLDADGYLFLKDRLKDMIVSGGENVYPAEVENVLMAHPAVQEVAVIGVPSERWGETPHAVVVTKQGQTVTSDEIVAFCREHLAHYKCPTSVEVIDMLPRNPSGKILKRELRAPHWAAAERTIG